The Streptomyces nigra genome includes the window CGCCGCGGCCCTCGCGGCGCGCCCCGGCGTGCGCGTCACCACCTCGCTCGCCGGACGCGTGTCCCGCCCCGGCGCGGTCGCGGGCGACGTACGCGTCGGGGGCTTCGGCGGCGCCGAGGGCCTGGCCACGTGGCTGCGCGCCGAGGAGGTGGACACGGTCGTCGACGCCACGCACCCCTTCGCCGTGTCGATCACCGCGAACGCGGTGCGCGCCGCGCGCACGACGGGCGTGCCGGCCGTCGTGCTGCGACGCCCCGGCTGGCGCCGGGAGCCCGGCGACCGCTGGCACGAGGCGGCCTCACTCGCCGAGGCCGCCGCGCTTCTGCCGGATCTCGGGCACCGGGTGCTGCTGACCACCGGCCGCCTCGGCCTGGCCGCCTTCGCCCACCTCACCGGTCAGCGGTTCGTCGTCCGCTGCGTCGAACCGCCCGAGCCGCCCATGCCCCCGCACACCGAAGTGCTGCCGGCACGCGGCCCGTTCACGGTGCCGGGCGA containing:
- a CDS encoding cobalt-precorrin-6A reductase, which codes for MSPRHILLLGGTTEARELAAALAARPGVRVTTSLAGRVSRPGAVAGDVRVGGFGGAEGLATWLRAEEVDTVVDATHPFAVSITANAVRAARTTGVPAVVLRRPGWRREPGDRWHEAASLAEAAALLPDLGHRVLLTTGRLGLAAFAHLTGQRFVVRCVEPPEPPMPPHTEVLPARGPFTVPGETELLRDHRIDVLVTKDSGGAATAPKLTAARRLGLPVVVVRRPALPEGVEAVPDVRGVLERLGLDDRTV